A stretch of DNA from Gemmatimonadota bacterium:
TGGGAGTCTGGAGGGAGGGCCATGGTTCGCCTTCGGTGGGTTACCCGGCGCAGTCACAAGAGAGTGGAGCTGCGATCGGCTAGCGAGTCCCCTGCGCGACGGAGTACTTCACCACACTCTCGACGTCGAGCTCATCCACGATGACGCCCCAGGCCTCTCGAATACTCGCGGTCATGAGCCGCACGTCGCCCGGGAGCGTCGCCTCGCCATGGGGGGCACCGTCCGGACGCAGGACCAGGTACCGCGACGTCCCCTCGTCCCGCGGGCGTAACCGGATCCAAATGGAACCATCCGTGCCGACCACGAGATCCTCGACCGGAGGGTACATGGGAGGCACCCAGGCCAGGTCGCGATACGGCTCTCCCATTCCCGAGATTCTGGATTCCATGGTAGTGACGGCGGCATCGATCACGCTATCGGCCACCACGGAGGGGAGCTCCACGATGTCGAACGGAACCCGACGCGAATACACGGTGTCGCCTTCGGCATCCAAGGAGATGACCTGGAAGGTGCCCGCGTCCGGGCCCTCCACGGAGGTCAGCACCTGACCATAGTGGCTCCCATCGCTGCTGATTTCCATGAAGGGAAGGATAGGGAAAGGAAAGCGGCCACCCGCGATGACGTTCGGCATCTCGATTCGGTAGTTACTCGGACCCCCGTCATACGTCGCGATCAGACGGCGCACCGTTCCATCCGACTCAACGATGCCTCGCCGGTTCAAGGTCGGCTCCAGCGGGAACCCCGGTTGCGCGGTGCGGAGGGTCAGACTTGCGTAGATCGCACCGTCCGCCGTCATCGCCTGAAAAGAGACCCCTTCAAACTCGACCGCATGTTCCGCGCTCCTCAGGAAGATCGGCCCCGTCACCCCCGGCGCGGTCCGCAGGAAGTTCAGCTCCGGCGAGATAAAGGTCACGCGGCGCTGACGTCCGTCATACACCCAGAGCGTGTCCGACCGGAGTCCTCCGTAGACGAGGTTCAGGAACTCCCCTGGTCCCTCTCCACTCCGCCCGAAGGATCCGATGACCTGACCCTCGTCACTGACGACCAACAGCTTCGCCTCCAACGACTGGGCCACGAAGAGCCGGCCATCTTCGGCCGCGGCCATCCAGAATACGGACACGAGGTTGTTGGCATGCCCGTCGATCACCCACTCCTGGACGAGGTTCAGCTCCTCGATTCCCGCCTCCTGATCGTTCTGCTCCCCACCGCATGCCACCAGAAGAGTCAGAACCACTCCGGACACTGTCGCGAATCTCCGGCTCATCTCACTCGCGCTCCCCGGGTCACGAGGATGCCAAAGGCGGTGTTTCACTCACAGAAACACCGGCCTGACCAAGATTCAGCTCATAGCGTGCTACGTCGAATGAGCGCCACCGAATCTCGCTGTGATACCTGAACCCATGAGTCTCATAGAATGACCGTAGCCTCGGCCGTCGCGCGTCACAGTCCAAGCGGAGATAGGCTAGTCCTAAATCTCGAGCCCGGTCTCGAGCCCATGCGAGCAGGGCTGAAGAAACGCCTTTCCCCGCGAATTGCCGTCGAACGGCCAGGCGGTGCACGAACGCGCTGTCATGCCCCGTGACTTCAGGCCAAAACTCAGGATCCACAAGTTGAAACTTAAGCGTTCCGGCAACTTCGTCATCAACGAGCCCGAAAACAAA
This window harbors:
- a CDS encoding GNAT family N-acetyltransferase; amino-acid sequence: MVQPPHTCAMCVSEGGLTTGCGGRYVARPAAEPERWASLRPIGECMGRNHHSGMDHSGLDVSVRVAEPQEVEQVCSVLLEAARWLEGSGLAMWEPDELDPALLAPAVHSGLFVFGLVDDEVAGTLKFQLVDPEFWPEVTGHDSAFVHRLAVRRQFAGKGVSSALLAWARDRARDLGLAYLRLDCDARRPRLRSFYETHGFRYHSEIRWRSFDVARYELNLGQAGVSVSETPPLASS